The following coding sequences lie in one Chanos chanos chromosome 4, fChaCha1.1, whole genome shotgun sequence genomic window:
- the LOC115809146 gene encoding cytochrome P450 2J2 has product MAVLALLDALDLKGFLLFLFAFLLIADYIRNRNPPNYPPGPFTLPFLGNVFNVDAKQPHIYLSKLASVYGDVFSLRLGRDKVVFVNSYKMVKEALVTQAENFADRPYSPMASRIYSGNAGLFFSNGHKWKKQRRFALSTLKNFGVGRNTLELVICEECRFLQEEMESQKGNAFDPASLFNNAVSNIICQLVFGRRFEYSDHAFQTMLRAISEAIYLEGSIWAQLYEAFPAIIKHLPGPHNTIFKNYKDVCSFIRGDLEKHKENLDPSDPKDYIDSFLIEMKENPHDYADGFNEENLILNTMDLFLAGTETTSTTLLWAMVFMIKNPEIQEKVQAEIDRVIGQSRQPSMADKANMPYTNAVIHEIQRMGNIVPLNGLRMAEKDTTLGGYFIPKGTALMTILYSVLFDKNEWETPDNFNPGHFLDENGKFVRREAFMPFSAGKRVCLGEQLARMELFLFFTSLLQKFSFSTEEGTELSVQGAVGTTHIPHPFKMFAKTR; this is encoded by the exons tctgctgtttttgtttgccttccTCTTGATCGCTGACTACATAAGGAACAGAAACCCTCCTAACTATCCTCCTGGTCCATTCACGCTGCCTTTCCTGGGTAATGTCTTCAATGTCGATGCCAAGCAACCACATATTTACCTCTCCAAG CTGGCCAGTGTTTATGGTGATGTGTTTAGTCTACGACTTGGCCGTGACAAGGTGGTGTTTGTTAACAGCTACAAAATGGTGAAGGAGGCCCTGGTGACACAGGCTGAAAACTTTGCTGACCGACCTTACAGCCCAATGGCATCGAGGATCTACAGTGGCAATG CTGGCCTGTTTTTCAGTAATGGCCATAAGTGGAAGAAGCAGCGACGCTTCGCTCTGTCCACGTTGAAGAACTTTGGTGTTGGGAGAAATACCCTGGAGCTGGTGATCTGTGAGGAGTGCCGCTTCCTtcaggaggagatggagagtcAGAAAG GTAACGCTTTTGACCCTGCTAGTCTTTTCAACAATGCTGTCTCCAACATAATTTGTCAGTTGGTGTTTGGTCGACGGTTCGAGTACAGTGATCACGCTTTTCAGACCATGCTTAGGGCCATATCTGAAGCAATTTACCTAGAGGGATCCATATGGGCACAG CTCTATGAGGCCTTCCCTGCAATAATAAAACATCTACCTGGACCACACAACACTATTTTCAAGAACTACAAAGATGTTTGTAGTTTCATAAGAGGTGACCtggagaaacacaaagagaatttAGACCCTTCTGACCCTAAGGACTACATTGACAGCTTCCTAATTGAAATGAAAGAG AACCCACATGACTATGCGGATGGCTTTAATGAGGAAAACCTGATCTTGAACACAATGGACCTGTTTCTGGCGGGGACTGAGACCACATCCACTACTCTACTATGGGCCATGGTATTCATGATCAAAAACCCAGAGATACAGG AGAAGGTCCAAGCAGAGATTGACAGAGTAATTGGGCAGTCACGCCAACCCAGCATGGCAGACAAAGCCAACATGCCCTATACTAATGCTGTCATTCATGAGATTCAAAGAATGGGCAACATCGTGCCACTGAACGGTCTAAGGATGGCCGAAAAAGACACAACCCTTGGAGGATACTTCATACCGAAG GGAACAGCTTTGATGACCATCctgtattctgttctgttcGACAAAAATGAGTGGGAGACACCTGACAACTTCAACCCTGGACACTTCCTGGATGAAAATGGGAAGTTTGTGAGGCGGGAAGCATTTATGCCTTTCTCTGCAG gAAAGAGAGTGTGCCTTGGGGAGCAGCTGGCGAGAATGgagctcttcctcttcttcactaGCCTCTTACAAAAATTCTCCTTCTCAACAGAGGAAGGCACAGAGCTGAGTGTGCAGGGAGCAGTTGgaaccacacacataccccaTCCTTTCAAGATGTTCGCAAAGACACGATAA
- the hook1 gene encoding protein Hook homolog 1, which produces MDKTVLCESLIIWLQTFNTAAPCKTVEDLTTGAAMAQALHQIDPSWFSENWLGRIKEDVGDNWRLKMNNLKKILQMIVDYYNEVLAQQISNFPLPDPARVAEHSDPVELGRLLQLILGCAVKCDRKQEYIQVIMTLEESVQHVVMTAIQELMSKETMSQFGAEPLGDVEQQLKKALEDLAELVAEKQELAQRCQELDIQVAMLQEERNSLLAENDVLTDRASQLDSFDDPSTPSGKKHNQLQLQLEQLQEENFRLEAAKDDYRIHCEELEKQLVEIQHRNDELTSLAEESRALKDELDILRSCSDRAVKLEASVETYRKKLEDLSDLRRQVKILEEKNMTYMQNTVSLEEELRKANAARAQLETYKRQIQELHKKLSDESRRADNLAFEMKKFEEKYETLLKEKERVIIERDSLKETNEELLCAQAQQDQLLQAGMFQSGSPSHDNLAAEMLPVEFREKFIRLQHENKMLRVQQEGSVNERIAELQTQLEEAHRARSKLDTENRLNRERISELQQQVEDLQKALQGQGAKPEDSHLKRKLDAHMVQLNEAQDEIMKKKELLEDLQPDATQTSLKLDELTAALKKKDDDMRAMEERYKMYLEKARNVIRALDPKLNPASAEIQALKNQLAEKEKRIISLERECEQAKLREYEEKLIVTAWYNKSLNFQKLAIESRLGGRANSLVPPGQSFLAQQRQVTNARRTMSVNVPAASSK; this is translated from the exons ATGGATAAAACCGTATTATGTGAAAGCCTCATAATTTGG CTGCAGACATTCAATACAGCAGCACCATGTAAGACGGTGGAAGACTTGACTACAGGGGCAGCCATGGCTCAGGCTCTCCATCAGAT AGATCCCTCATGGTTCAGTGAGAACTGGCTGGGTCGGATCAAAGAGGATGTTGGTGATAACTGGAGACTGAAG ATGAACAACCTCAAAAAGATCCTTCAGATGATTGTGGATTATTATAATGAG GTGCTTGCCCAGCAGATTTCAAATTTTCCACTCCCCGATCCGGCTCGAGTAGCAGAGCATTCAGACCCTGTGGAGCTAGGGCGCCTCCTACAGCTCATTTTGGGATGTGCCGTCAAATGTGATCGAAAACAAG AGTACATTCAGGTTATCATGACTCTGGAGGAGTCTGTACAACATGTGGTGATGACTGCAATCCAAGAG CTTATGAGCAAAGAGACCATGTCCCAGTTTGGAGCTGAGCCTCTCGGGGATGTTGAACAACAG TTGAAGAAAGCTCTGGAGGATCTGGCTGAACTGGTGGCAGAGAAGCAGGAACTGGCACAGAGGTGTCAAGAGTTGGACATtcag GTGGCTATGCTTCAGGAAGAGCGGAACAGCCTCCTAGCAGAGAATGATGTTCTGACGGATCGAGCCAGTCAGCTCGACTCGTTTGACGACCCGAGCACTCCATCAGGGAAGAAGCACAACCAGCTACAGCTACAGCTGGAGCAGCTTCAGGAAGAGAACTTCAG ACTTGAGGCAGCTAAAGATGACTATCGTATTCACTGtgaggagctggagaagcagCTGGTGGAGATTCAGCATCGAAACGATGAGCTCACCAGCTTGGCCGAGGAGTCACGTGCACTGAAGGATGAACTAGACATACTGAg gagctGCTCTGACAGGGCAGTGAAACTAGAAGCTTCTGTGGAGACATACAGGAAGAAACTTGAGGATTTGAGTGACTTGAGGCGGCAAGTGAAAATCCTGGAGGAGAAGAACATGACCTACATGCAAAACACTGTCAGCCTGGAGGAGGAGTTACGCAAGGCCAACGCTGCTCGAGCCCAGCTGGAAACATACAAAAGACAg ATTCAGGAACTTCATAAGAAGTTGTCTGATGAGTCTCGCAGAGCAGATAACCTTGCTTTTGAGATGAAGAAGTTTGAGGAGAAATATGAAACTttgctgaaagaaaaagag AGGGTCATTATTGAGCGAGACTCTCTGAAAGAGACCAATGAGGAGCTGCTATGTGCACAAGCTCAGCAGGACCAGCTTTTGCAAGCAGGTAT GTTTCAGAGTGGGAGTCCTAGCCACGATAACTTGGCAGCTGAAATGTTGCCGGTTGAATTCAG ggagAAGTTTATCAGGCTACAGCATGAGAATAAAATGCTGCGTGTGCAGCAGGAGGGCTCAGTGAACGAACGCATCGCCGAACTCCAGACTCAGCTGGAAGAGGCACACCGTGCACGCAGCAAACtggacacagagaacag GCTGAACCGGGAGCGGATAAGCGAGCTCCAGCAGCAGGTGGAGGATCTCCAGAAAGCCCTACAGGGACAGGGGGCCAAACCAGAGGAC TCTCATCTGAAGAGGAAGCTCGATGCGCATAT GGTGCAGCTGAACGAGGCCCAGGACGAGATCATGAAAAAGAAGGAGCTGCTGGAGGATCTGCAGCCCGATGCCACACAAACCT CTCTGAAACTGGACGAGCTGACGGCAGCCTTGAAGAAGAAAGACGATGACATGAGGGCGATGGAAGAGCGATACAAAATGTACCTGGAAAAAGCACGCAAT GTCATCCGAGCCCTGGACCCTAAACTAAACCCTGCGTCGGCCGAGATCCAGGCGCTGAAGAATCAGCtggcagagaaggagaagagaatcATCAGTCTGGAG agagaatgtgagcaAGCTAAACTGAGGGAGTATGAGGAGAAGTTGATTGTGACGGCATGGTACAATAAG AGTCTGAACTTCCAGAAGTTGGCCATCGAGTCTCGGCTCGGTGGCCGGGCGAATTCTTTGGTCCCGCCTGGTCAGTCCTTTCTTGCTCAGCAGAGGCAGGTGACCAACGCACGGCGGACAATGTCAGTCAACGTGCCTGCCGCAAGCTCCAAGTGA